The genomic DNA AGGCCGGTTCGTTGCCGATGTAGGTAATACCACGGTCGTGCAGGTAGTCCAACCGCCGTACGAAACCATCGGGCCCACCATACAGGTTAATAAGCTCAGCGTGAGCGTGCGGCACGAAACTGTAGTAGCAGCGCGGTTAGCCTTCTCGGGCTCATCAGTCCGGATTGTGGCGGTCTGGTGCATAGTACTTACAAGCCGTACTCCCAAATACTGCTCTCAAAGGTCTCCGGTCCATTGTTCTGGAGCGAGCAGACGCTCTTGTCGTCGATGTTGCTGCAGTTGAGCGGATTCTGATAGCCCCATGTCTGATTCAGGTACTTGGGCTGGAAGAAACCGGTGAACCCGGTATCGGTGCCATTGGGAAATGCCGAAGGCTGATCCGCCCGATACAGGTTCTTCCAGTTGCCACTGGAAGCAATGTACTTTTCCTGGTCTGACTTCTTCCCGAGACCGCCCGCGAGCTGGGAAATGCAAAAGTCATTGTATGCGTACTCCAACGTTCGGCTAATGCTGCGCGTCATGGTCCCAAACCCTGCATGACACAGAAACATCAGCATTGCATGCAAACAAGTGGACGCGTGAAATACTCACCGCGAAAGTCAAAGTCCTGCACGGGGATGTATCCGAGTTCTTTCCATGAGTCGATGCCGCCACGACCGTGGCAGCACCAGTCGTAcggctcgacctcggcgtcctTTTTCACCGCCTCGTACCCCTTGTCCCAGTCAATGCCTCCCTTGATGCCTTTGATGAAGACGTCGGCAAGCACATTGTCGGCATTAGATCCACCCTGTGTGTATCCTCTGTTGAAGCTCATTCGACAGtcgggcagccagccgtcgTGTTCGTAGGTAGAGATGAGCGAGCGGACCATTtgctcgacggcgttggggtcgaCAAGAGTGAGGAACGGGAACTGAGACCGGAACAGATCCCAAATGCAGTAGAACGAGTCAAAGTACGGCTCGCTGCCACCCCAGAGGGGGTTCTCTCCCGTATAATTCTGTGGGTTCACCATGGTCCGGTAGATGCCAGAGTAGAAGTTGGTGGCGAAAGAGGCGTTGACGCCTTTGGTATCGATGACAATCGGCGACAGCTTCTCCCGCCACGCGTCGGACGCGTCTTTGGCGTGCTTGTCAAAGTCGAAATTGGGTATCTCTTTCTCGGCATTGGAACATGCCTGCTCCTTGCTGATGAAGCTCAGTCCCACGCGGGCCAGCACAGGGTTGTCCGCATTGACGAAGCGTACAAATGCACCGCCTGGCAGAGGATAGCCGTTGATGCCCTTGGAAATCTTGAGTTCTTTCACATCGGCACTCGCGCGGCTGTCGACAAAGATGCCGCTGTCAGCGATCTGCGAGCCGTGGAAGTCGGTACAAAAGTAGGCTGTATAGCGGCCCTGACCGAAGCTGGGCGCAaacacgccgtcgccagtGACGCGGCCGGTCGCTCCGTCGACGTGGACCGTAGCATTGTCCTGTCGCGAGTTGGAGAGGTCGGTCAGGTCTTGCAGGATCAGGGGCTTCTGTCCCTGATCGCTCTTGGAGAAGTTGAAACGGAACAGAGCAGTGTGATGAGTCGCCGTCATCTCGACGCGCGGTCCGTTGTTGAGGGCTATGGCAAAGTATCCCGGCCTCGCCTTGACCGTGTCGTTGGCAAAGCGGCCGAACCGCGCCCTCGTGCGCTTGGGGAACGCGCATCGGttgacatcgtcgtcagcgcACGCGTTGTAGGCAAAGAGGGGGAAGTTCCCCAGAgacggctcgccgccggtgcccgAGTCGTGCAAGGCGCTGAAGCCGGTGACGGACGCGCCATCCAGCGTGAAGCCGCCCTggttgctgccgctgtcggtgtcggcgacCGCCTTGGCTACGCCGTAGGGCACAGTCGCACCAGGGAAGACGTTGCCGCCATTGCTTGCGCCGATGAGCTGGTCGACGTACTGTAGAGGGTCGAacgcggacggcggcggcggcgcgccgggggCCTGGCCCTGCGCATATGCGAGAgtcgcgacgagcagcgccgggAGCCAGCCCATGGCCTTGGCTCTGCAGAGCGGCGTCATTGCATGAGGGGGATGGGGACGTTTGGCTGCAAGAGAAGACGCAGCTTCAGAAACGCGAGGCGAGAAAAGAGCAGGCTACTACTAACGTTGCTACTTCCAGACGTGCCAAGGGAGGTCGGGAATGCCAGGCGCCGCTTCGTCCTCGCGCATGCCAAAGGGGCCGCGAGGGAGAAGCTCGCTCGATCGATCGCATTTTATCGTCGCCGTGgcatgcggccgccgcccacttcCCCTTCCATCATCATGAGCCCGTGAATGCAAGCCAACATCCAATCAAGCAGGTCATCTGCTAGGTCGCTTGTCGTGTTGCATCGCGTCGGTGGTGCTGCGGCCGGATGACTTGATGATGGTGATTTCGTGGGCGAGATGTGGTGCTCGTCTAAGAGTCGATGAGCCGTCTGCCGATCACGATAAGTTGCACCGTGCAGGGGGGATCAAGTAGGTACAACAGCACGAAGGCGCATGTTCGCCCCTGAGCCACGACTGGGGCTAGCGCAGGGGCCCGGCCCGCCACTTGACTTGGGGCGCGGAAATCGGTTGCCTTTGTAGCCGCATGTGCgactcggcgacgcgcgTTGAGGACGGTGGGCGATGGACGTGAAGCGCGCGATGCGAGGCAACATGTTAATTCTACCTACTACGTACGTTACTTGATGCGTAGCGCCGGCTCGCGACTCGTCACTTGACTGTGTCTCATGATGCGTACCGGTCGAGACCAAAGAGACTCTACTTTGGCAAGGTAGGTCGATGGGAAGCTCGGGCGCAGAAGCTGTGACATGGTCCAACTGTCGCACATGCCTTACGTAGGTGCTACGCCCAGCTTAACTGGTTGAGCCTAAAGGGACCGTAGCCGCACCTACGACTACGTAGAGGTGCTAATAATGCAGGTGAACCGGGAGAGGCTcacgcgccgcgacgcgtcGCCACCTGACTCTTCCAGGGACGATCGCGCCCCGCCTGACTCCTGCTCCTGGCTACCTATCCGTGGGACCATACCCAAGGGAGACCGTGCCGTCTGTCGTAAGGAAACTTCATGTTTCCATCTGCCGCGTCCACCAGAGCCAACACGAGGGCCAGTGCACGGGGGCCAATTTCATGCTGCGGTCTTCTGCAAAGGCACTGGATGGGTATGAATGGTGAACGATGTGTATTGTGCGTGTAGCCGATCCAAACGTAATGGACCTGAGAACGAAGGCACAGCAGTTGAACTTTCTTTAGGAGGGGAGGGGTTCGGAACCAAGGGGATTATTGCATATGGTGGTCAGAGGCATCGTGCCTGAAATGGGAAAACCACGAGCACCTATTTTGCCCCTTCAGTCATGGCAAAGCTCCCTCGGGGGCCATAGCTCTGTCGGACAGGCAATCCGTGGGAACTGCTGGAAGGCACAGGCCAAAGGCCGAGGCCCGGATCGGCTCTCCAGGTGTCTTACACAGATGACCTGTTAGGTAGTAGTACGGACGAGTGAAGTGCTCCCAACTGTGGCTGGGGTCACTTGCTCAGGGGCCAGGAGACCAGCATTGTTGCGCGGCCTGGCCCCTCCGCCGGGGGTGTTCCAGGGCAGTTTCgcactacttcgtacgtacgtatagAGGGGCTTCACAAAGGTTGGTTACAACTTCCCAAACAAACCCCACCAAAGACACCATTTTTAACGACTAGGTTCTAAATAATCTATTGCACGGCGCCATCTGAGCTCCATGTGTTCCCCGACGCAAAACTTAAGCTCGCAGCCATGTTGTCGGAAGGATGCGACGATCCACGATGGACGCGCAAAAACATTCGTCATCGTCCCCAAAGCTGTTGATTCAACCTGCATCGTGAAGGTGCGACCGCAAGTTCGTCCGTGTATAAAAGCTTGAGTTAATCGCCGTAGCTGGGAACTGAATTCCATCATCATAACCAGAACAACAACCTCTCTCATCAACAAAGCCAGCTGCCTACCTTACACCGTTTCTCTGTTGTACACTGTACACCCTTGCAACCATCACCCATCGTGAGCCTCCACGACACCTCTCGCACCATGCAcgccttcgtcctcgtcgcctgccTTGCTGCCGTGTCCTCGGCGGCTACCGTCCCCACAACTtcaggcggcggcaacgtgGCGCGTCGCAgtggtggcggcctcgaATCTCTGCACCAGGCAACTCGGCGTGAAGGCGACAAGGATCTCGTGCCGGCGAACTGGCCTATGTCTCACTGCGGCTGCGACAACAAGCTGGCCGAGAAGGACACCAACGACGCAGTGGCTGCTCTTGTGGCGCAGATTCCTGACGGCGGTCTCCCCTTTGCCGGCACGTCCATCCACAGCATCAGTGGCGGCACCGTCGCATTCCTGTGTCGATGGGAGGAGAAGAACCATGAGCTCGTGCACAAGGGGGACGTGACGGAGGCGCTCAAGGTTGTCACCGACCGATGTGGCTTATACAAGGCCGGCTCGCTTTCTGGCCATATCGCAGGCAAgaagcccgacgacggcttcggCTTTTGGGTCGGATATATGCAGTGGACGGACGGCCTTGACTTTTGCAAGGATGCCGCTGCCTCGCCTGCGACCGACTGCCCCAAGTCCAAGTAGAGACcacactcactcatcacGACCACCAAAGCGGAGCGCGGCGTTTGAGgagcaggggagggggtcTGTCTCTTGTCCACCGGGAAAAAGAATAACTGAATGTCCAGCGGGGTCGAAATAGTGCGAGCGGAAAGGAAGCGTCGGGAGCTACACGGGTATAGTGCGAAGGGAAGAAAGCGTCGGGACTTGCCATTGCTACGTCACATCACAATCACTCGGGTTCGCGGCACACCAGACGCGGGGGAACGACTGACGATCGCTACCTACCCGGCAACATATACCTCCGACACTCGTTCACTCTGAATTTGGTCTTTGGGCACTTGGAGTTGTACTGCTTTTATATCAGAACGGTTTGACTTTGTCTCTCAAATAAATCTACTATCGCTATGTTGACGCGCCTCTCTCATCATGAAGCCGTGCACCTTGACATCACTCGTGCTCGCCAGCACTGCGCTGGGGCATGATGCCGTGGCGGACCATGTGCTGGATCTCTCGAACCAAGCGTGGAGGCTGCAAAATCTGCCGCTCAACATCTCAGTGCCTGGAAAAGTGCCTTCGCATGTGCACCTCGATCTGCACGCTGCTCAGGTAATTGGCGATCCGTACGTACGAGCCGCCCTTTGGTTCTTGCTTCCCTCAGCGATCTCACAATGCTACCAGTTATTTTGGCCTCAACGACTTCAACCTGCGCTGGGTCGCTTGGGCCAATTGGACTTATGTGACTGAGGTCAAGGGCCTGTAAGTGTGCCGAATGCCTCACAGGCCATGTATGTTGAAGCCCTTGGCCTGACCTCACACAATGCAGCAAGACGGCCAACACGAGCGGCGATCTCAAGACCTTTATCCTGTTCAATGGGCTCGATACCTTTGCAGATGTCTCCTTCTGTGGCAGACATGTCGCAACCACGGACAACCAGTTCCGGCAGTGGCGGCTCGACGTGTCCGACGCGGCCAGGTCGTGCGACAGCGAGACACCGGAGCTCAAGGTGACGTTTGCCAGTGCGCCGAACATGGCTGCCTATCTTGCATCACAACCGGACGCCGAAACCTGGCCATGGGGCATCGAGGGATGGTTCGAGTTCCCCCATCGCGCCTTCATCAGAAAAGAGCAGTCGGATTTTGGCTGGGACTGGGGACCGGCGTTTGCTCCCGCGGGCATTTGGCAGAAGGCGTGGATCATCCAGTTGACGCCGGATGAGGTGTACGTGCCAAATTCAGTCATGGATCTCTATCGCCACGGGCAGGTGAACAACCTGCCGCCGGACCAGACGGCGGACTGGGTGCTCAACTGCAGCATCGACGCC from Purpureocillium takamizusanense chromosome 4, complete sequence includes the following:
- a CDS encoding uncharacterized protein (SECRETED:SignalP(1-16~SECRETED:cutsite=SSA-AT~SECRETED:prob=0.5865)~EggNog:ENOG503P7J9), with the protein product MHAFVLVACLAAVSSAATVPTTSGGGNVARRSGGGLESLHQATRREGDKDLVPANWPMSHCGCDNKLAEKDTNDAVAALVAQIPDGGLPFAGTSIHSISGGTVAFLCRWEEKNHELVHKGDVTEALKVVTDRCGLYKAGSLSGHIAGKKPDDGFGFWVGYMQWTDGLDFCKDAAASPATDCPKSK
- a CDS encoding uncharacterized protein (EggNog:ENOG503NWHY~CAZy:GH92~SECRETED:SignalP(1-26~SECRETED:cutsite=AQG-QA~SECRETED:prob=0.4929)~COG:G), whose translation is MTPLCRAKAMGWLPALLVATLAYAQGQAPGAPPPPSAFDPLQYVDQLIGASNGGNVFPGATVPYGVAKAVADTDSGSNQGGFTLDGASVTGFSALHDSGTGGEPSLGNFPLFAYNACADDDVNRCAFPKRTRARFGRFANDTVKARPGYFAIALNNGPRVEMTATHHTALFRFNFSKSDQGQKPLILQDLTDLSNSRQDNATVHVDGATGRVTGDGVFAPSFGQGRYTAYFCTDFHGSQIADSGIFVDSRASADVKELKISKGINGYPLPGGAFVRFVNADNPVLARVGLSFISKEQACSNAEKEIPNFDFDKHAKDASDAWREKLSPIVIDTKGVNASFATNFYSGIYRTMVNPQNYTGENPLWGGSEPYFDSFYCIWDLFRSQFPFLTLVDPNAVEQMVRSLISTYEHDGWLPDCRMSFNRGYTQGGSNADNVLADVFIKGIKGGIDWDKGYEAVKKDAEVEPYDWCCHGRGGIDSWKELGYIPVQDFDFRGFGTMTRSISRTLEYAYNDFCISQLAGGLGKKSDQEKYIASSGNWKNLYRADQPSAFPNGTDTGFTGFFQPKYLNQTWGYQNPLNCSNIDDKSVCSLQNNGPETFESSIWEYGFFVPHAHAELINLYGGPDGFVRRLDYLHDRGITYIGNEPAFLTVFQYHYAGRPALSALRSHFYIPKFFAPTPPGLPGNDDSGAMGSFLAFSMMGLFPNPGQDVYLIIPPYFESVNITHPTTGKTARVRNINFDPSYKNIYIQSATLDGKRYDKNWIDHSFFTEGKELVLTLGSKESKWGTTVRDRPPTLGRYSDTNGTRSARDVGDAGGSLAYRSFFGPGSAR